The Vicia villosa cultivar HV-30 ecotype Madison, WI linkage group LG1, Vvil1.0, whole genome shotgun sequence genome includes a region encoding these proteins:
- the LOC131643754 gene encoding ras-related protein RABF1 isoform X1, with amino-acid sequence MGCGSSFPDRDAGQLGRPNSENGGGQDAKNLRVKLVLLGDSGVGKSCIVLRFVRGQFDPTSKVTVGASFLSQTIALQDSTTVKFEIWDTAGQERYAALAPLYYRGAAVAVIVYDITSPESFTKAQYWVKELQKHGSPDIVMALVGNKADLHEKREVAVQDGMDYSEKNGMFFIETSAKTADNINELFEDFVDYATSRLPYDVLAA; translated from the exons ATGGGTTGTGGCTCCTCTTTTCCAG ATAGGGACGCAGGGCAGCTAGGTCGACCCAATTCAGAGAATGGTGGAGGACAGGATGCTAAGAATCTTCGTGTTAAG CTTGTCCTCTTAGGTGATTCTGGTGTTGGTAAGAGTTGTATCGTTCTGCGATTTGTCCGTGGTCAGTTTGATCCAACATCCAAG GTAACTGTTGGAGCATCTTTCTTGTCACAAACAATTGCTCTTCAAGACTCCACAACAGTCAAGTTTGAAATATGGGATACCGCTGGTCAAGAGAG GTATGCGGCACTTGCACCACTGTATTATCGTGGTGCAGCGGTTGCAGTTATTGTCTATGATATAACAAGCCCGGAATCTTTCACCAAAGCACAGTACTGGGTTAAG GAGCTACAAAAACATGGAAGCCCTGATATAGTGATGGCATTGGTTGGTAATAAAGCCGATCTTCACGAGAAGCGAGAAGTGGCTGTTCAG GATGGCATGGACTATTCAGAAAAGAACGGAATGTTTTTTATAGAGACATCCGCAAAGACAGCGGATAATATCAATGAACTGTTTGAG GACTTTGTTGACTATGCTACTAGCAGGCTTCCCTATGATGTTCTTGCTGCATGA
- the LOC131643754 gene encoding ras-related protein RABF1 isoform X2 yields the protein MGCGSSFPDRDAGQLGRPNSENGGGQDAKNLRVKLVLLGDSGVGKSCIVLRFVRGQFDPTSKVTVGASFLSQTIALQDSTTVKFEIWDTAGQERYAALAPLYYRGAAVAVIVYDITSPESFTKAQYWVKELQKHGSPDIVMALVGNKADLHEKREVAVQDGMDYSEKNGMFFIETSAKTADNINELFEEIAKRLPRPAIT from the exons ATGGGTTGTGGCTCCTCTTTTCCAG ATAGGGACGCAGGGCAGCTAGGTCGACCCAATTCAGAGAATGGTGGAGGACAGGATGCTAAGAATCTTCGTGTTAAG CTTGTCCTCTTAGGTGATTCTGGTGTTGGTAAGAGTTGTATCGTTCTGCGATTTGTCCGTGGTCAGTTTGATCCAACATCCAAG GTAACTGTTGGAGCATCTTTCTTGTCACAAACAATTGCTCTTCAAGACTCCACAACAGTCAAGTTTGAAATATGGGATACCGCTGGTCAAGAGAG GTATGCGGCACTTGCACCACTGTATTATCGTGGTGCAGCGGTTGCAGTTATTGTCTATGATATAACAAGCCCGGAATCTTTCACCAAAGCACAGTACTGGGTTAAG GAGCTACAAAAACATGGAAGCCCTGATATAGTGATGGCATTGGTTGGTAATAAAGCCGATCTTCACGAGAAGCGAGAAGTGGCTGTTCAG GATGGCATGGACTATTCAGAAAAGAACGGAATGTTTTTTATAGAGACATCCGCAAAGACAGCGGATAATATCAATGAACTGTTTGAG